The proteins below are encoded in one region of Peribacillus muralis:
- a CDS encoding aspartyl-phosphate phosphatase Spo0E family protein — MEICSEIRMKRMEMMELANAYGMGHEYTLRQSERLDKLINEYLILQHHSSVEVRNKRENMVVIVQEPFDDDVAL; from the coding sequence ATGGAAATATGTTCTGAGATTCGCATGAAGCGCATGGAGATGATGGAGTTGGCAAATGCGTATGGTATGGGCCATGAGTATACTCTCCGCCAAAGCGAGCGGCTCGATAAGCTTATAAATGAATATTTAATCCTTCAACACCATTCATCAGTGGAAGTAAGGAATAAGCGGGAAAACATGGTAGTGATTGTACAGGAGCCATTCGATGATGATGTTGCCCTATAA
- a CDS encoding ZIP family metal transporter: MSGVLLGSILSAMSTGFGALPILFIQGSITHRFRDTLLAFTAGIMMAASLLSLIPESLATGGYIQLVIGVFLGVMTLTIMERNIPHIDLGHTKSGIQFDEKALLIITAITLHNIPEGLSVGVSYASDTADTGNLIAFAIGLQNAPEGLLVALFLINQKIGKFTAFLIATLTGTIEIITGLLGFYLTSYIGFLVPYGLAFAAGAMLFIVYKELIPESHGDGNERTSTYSFIIGLLFMVILLEIL, translated from the coding sequence ATGAGTGGGGTTTTATTAGGCAGCATCCTATCTGCTATGTCCACAGGTTTCGGTGCGTTACCTATTCTATTCATTCAAGGTTCAATCACACACCGATTCAGGGACACTCTTCTGGCATTTACCGCCGGTATCATGATGGCAGCTTCATTATTGAGCCTAATTCCAGAGTCCCTTGCCACGGGAGGCTATATTCAGCTTGTAATTGGCGTTTTCCTCGGGGTCATGACCTTAACGATCATGGAAAGAAATATTCCGCATATCGATCTCGGCCATACGAAAAGCGGCATTCAATTCGATGAAAAGGCTTTGCTTATCATAACTGCCATTACACTCCATAATATTCCTGAGGGGCTTTCTGTTGGGGTGAGTTACGCCTCTGATACCGCTGATACGGGGAACTTGATCGCTTTTGCCATAGGGCTGCAAAATGCTCCCGAGGGCTTACTTGTCGCCCTCTTTTTAATCAATCAAAAAATCGGTAAATTCACAGCTTTCCTCATTGCAACCTTAACTGGCACCATCGAAATAATAACGGGCTTATTGGGTTTTTATCTAACATCATACATCGGGTTCCTGGTTCCATATGGTCTGGCTTTTGCAGCAGGTGCCATGCTTTTCATTGTCTATAAGGAATTGATTCCGGAAAGTCATGGAGATGGCAATGAACGCACCTCTACCTATTCCTTCATCATCGGTCTTTTGTTCATGGTCATCCTATTGGAGATACTGTAA
- a CDS encoding MFS transporter codes for MGSITVKKPQPQKQDMTLKIMIIIGICHLMNDSLQAVVPAMFPILEKSMSLTYTQLGMIAFCLNIVSSLLQPAVGFYTDKKPIPYALPIGLTSTLIGVIILAIAPSYTIILGAVILMGFGSAIFHPEGSRVAYMAGGPKRGLAQSIYQVGGNSGQALAPLITAIVLVPFGQKGALWFALVALTAVILLLYIAKWYSQKLVSFQPKKLAAKVINKERSNKVAKALILILFIIFARSWYVSCMTNFYSFYLIEQHSFTIKSAQIFLFAFLAAGAVGTFFGGPLADRFGRKNVIFLSFAASTPITALLPFVPPAAAFVLLLIAGFIIMSSFSVTVIYAQELVPGKVGTMAGLTVGLAFGMGAIGSVSLGAIADIIGIQSMIKLVGFLPLLGIISMMLPTDSTLKKWYAQE; via the coding sequence ATGGGAAGTATCACTGTTAAGAAACCACAACCACAGAAACAAGATATGACTCTGAAAATCATGATCATCATCGGGATATGCCATTTGATGAATGATTCTCTTCAGGCTGTTGTTCCGGCGATGTTCCCCATCCTTGAAAAATCCATGTCGCTGACATATACCCAGCTTGGTATGATCGCATTCTGCCTGAATATCGTATCATCACTTTTACAGCCTGCCGTTGGCTTCTATACAGATAAAAAGCCGATTCCCTATGCATTGCCCATTGGCTTGACCAGCACTTTGATCGGGGTCATCATCCTTGCAATTGCACCAAGCTATACCATCATCCTGGGTGCAGTGATCCTGATGGGCTTTGGTTCGGCCATTTTCCATCCGGAGGGATCCAGGGTCGCCTATATGGCCGGAGGACCCAAGAGAGGACTGGCACAATCGATTTATCAGGTTGGTGGGAATAGCGGCCAGGCCCTTGCCCCGCTCATCACAGCAATCGTGCTTGTCCCTTTCGGCCAAAAAGGCGCACTTTGGTTTGCCCTGGTTGCTTTAACAGCGGTTATCTTATTACTTTATATAGCGAAGTGGTATTCGCAAAAACTCGTTTCTTTCCAACCGAAAAAGCTAGCTGCCAAAGTAATCAATAAAGAGCGCTCTAATAAAGTGGCGAAAGCATTGATTTTAATATTGTTCATTATTTTTGCCCGTTCCTGGTATGTATCCTGCATGACAAACTTTTATAGTTTTTATTTAATCGAGCAACATTCATTCACCATTAAATCCGCGCAAATATTCTTGTTTGCCTTTTTGGCAGCTGGAGCTGTAGGGACGTTTTTCGGTGGTCCGCTTGCAGACAGATTCGGGCGCAAAAATGTGATTTTCCTTTCTTTCGCTGCCAGCACCCCTATCACCGCCCTGCTGCCATTCGTGCCTCCTGCTGCCGCTTTTGTCTTGCTATTGATAGCGGGCTTCATCATCATGAGCAGTTTTTCGGTCACCGTCATATATGCACAGGAATTGGTCCCTGGTAAAGTCGGGACGATGGCTGGCTTGACAGTAGGGTTAGCCTTCGGGATGGGAGCCATCGGATCTGTATCTCTGGGAGCCATCGCGGATATAATCGGAATTCAATCCATGATCAAACTGGTCGGATTCTTGCCGTTGCTCGGTATCATCAGCATGATGCTGCCAACGGATTCGACACTAAAAAAATGGTATGCCCAAGAATGA
- a CDS encoding ATP-binding protein → MKIRHKFKTYLLIVILPLFILSIIYWLHLENSIQKERQEQAEWAGSVYQEYIDQVIGETKKKLELLSLSSSVLYMEDEKTEHLMEWIKDTDPRYAGVYWISMDGVSLSGTNKNLYHYYLIEQDDINRAIVTQRAAVAEGKALNNSGFNYFSIFAPILDHEKKAHGFLLAHIRLDHMEKILNILIPDQTLKLETSDHIQILSINAESTTRDSKWVEIPLTEVDWTLSVKKPDTLNTNTMNAFFMFVFFIFFFTHMVYTFVEELLVRREEKKQKALIEKQKIDFVGTLAASTAHEIKNPLTGIKGLIQLLVEKHTEEQDQFYYSVIMKEIERINSIVSEFLILGKPMARKLTTYDVRSIIAELRPIIESEARHFKMEVAWNVVKEPIWVRCTKDQLKQIILNTAKNGFEAMKDGELLSIRIYHENGHAKIDIIDIGQGLNEKDIDKVFEPFYTSKKEGTGLGLFVCKRIIESFDGTIELASKPLIGTTVTISLPLLTNHP, encoded by the coding sequence ATGAAAATCAGGCATAAATTCAAAACCTATTTACTCATTGTTATTTTACCATTATTTATTCTATCCATCATTTATTGGCTTCATTTAGAAAACTCCATCCAAAAGGAACGACAGGAACAGGCTGAGTGGGCCGGATCGGTTTATCAAGAATACATAGACCAAGTTATCGGTGAAACAAAAAAAAAGCTTGAACTGCTAAGCCTTAGCAGTTCTGTTCTTTATATGGAAGATGAAAAAACCGAGCATCTCATGGAATGGATCAAGGATACTGATCCGAGATACGCAGGGGTTTACTGGATAAGCATGGATGGCGTCTCTTTATCTGGGACGAATAAGAATCTCTATCATTATTATTTGATTGAACAGGATGATATTAACCGTGCAATTGTAACGCAAAGAGCCGCTGTTGCTGAAGGAAAGGCGTTAAATAATTCCGGTTTCAACTATTTTTCCATCTTCGCTCCCATTCTGGACCATGAGAAAAAGGCGCATGGTTTTTTATTGGCACACATCCGTTTGGACCATATGGAAAAAATACTAAATATCCTCATTCCCGATCAAACCTTAAAACTTGAAACGAGTGATCATATTCAAATTTTAAGTATAAATGCTGAAAGCACTACCAGGGATTCGAAGTGGGTGGAAATTCCTTTAACGGAAGTCGATTGGACCCTTTCCGTCAAGAAGCCCGACACGCTCAACACAAATACCATGAATGCCTTTTTCATGTTTGTCTTTTTCATCTTCTTTTTCACTCACATGGTTTATACCTTCGTTGAAGAACTGCTCGTTCGCAGGGAGGAAAAAAAACAAAAGGCATTGATTGAAAAGCAAAAAATAGATTTTGTCGGCACATTGGCGGCAAGCACCGCACATGAAATAAAGAATCCACTTACCGGCATTAAGGGTCTCATACAATTGCTCGTTGAAAAACACACTGAAGAACAGGATCAGTTTTATTACTCTGTCATCATGAAGGAGATTGAACGGATTAACAGTATCGTCAGCGAGTTTTTAATTTTAGGCAAACCTATGGCCCGGAAATTGACCACCTATGATGTTCGCAGTATCATTGCCGAATTGAGACCAATAATAGAATCAGAAGCGCGTCATTTCAAGATGGAAGTGGCATGGAATGTCGTAAAGGAACCGATATGGGTCCGTTGCACAAAGGACCAGCTTAAACAAATCATCCTCAACACTGCCAAAAACGGATTCGAAGCCATGAAGGATGGTGAATTGTTAAGCATACGGATTTACCATGAAAATGGACATGCGAAAATAGATATCATCGACATTGGACAAGGCCTGAATGAAAAAGATATAGACAAGGTGTTCGAGCCCTTCTACACATCGAAAAAGGAGGGAACAGGGTTAGGGCTTTTTGTATGCAAACGAATAATCGAATCATTTGATGGAACGATCGAGCTTGCAAGCAAACCCCTTATCGGGACCACCGTTACAATCAGTTTACCCTTATTAACCAATCATCCATAA
- a CDS encoding MarR family winged helix-turn-helix transcriptional regulator: MENNNIQQSLKLFIVMSRAHRSINDVVNKHIAEEGLNPTEFAVLELLYHKGDQPLQQIGGKILLASGSITYVVDKLEQKEYLQRIACKEDRRVTFAKITDKGKAFIEGVFPEHEKRIDDIMSVLTDNEKATVIELLKKIGYSAQN, translated from the coding sequence ATGGAGAATAATAACATCCAACAGTCATTGAAACTGTTCATTGTGATGTCTAGAGCTCATCGCTCCATTAATGATGTGGTAAATAAACATATAGCAGAAGAGGGGTTGAACCCAACTGAGTTTGCCGTACTGGAATTACTTTATCACAAAGGCGATCAGCCTCTCCAGCAAATAGGCGGGAAAATCTTGCTAGCGAGCGGTAGCATCACCTATGTCGTCGATAAACTTGAACAAAAGGAATATCTTCAGCGCATAGCTTGTAAAGAGGACCGCCGTGTAACCTTTGCCAAAATAACGGACAAAGGTAAAGCCTTTATTGAAGGGGTATTTCCCGAGCATGAGAAGAGAATCGATGATATCATGAGCGTCCTTACAGATAATGAAAAAGCTACAGTGATTGAGCTGCTTAAAAAGATTGGTTATTCTGCTCAAAACTAG
- a CDS encoding M3 family oligoendopeptidase, giving the protein MKFNEYEYKRPEMDEIKARFMKSLEKLTEAKDVSAQIAAIEEINEIRNYVDTMFNLVYIRHSIDTNDEFYKVENDYIDDFSPEMEELTSKFYSELVRSTYRQELEAKWGSQLFDLAEAQLKTFSPDIIPQLQRENKLSSQYSQLIASAKIDFDGNELTLAELQPFMESADRESRKNASEAYYGFFEENQNELDRIFDELVKVRHEIALALGYGNFVELGYYRMTRTDYDAKMAAAFRKQVKEEVVPLVTRLKDRQRERLGLDTLKYYDENFHFKTGNAVPKGDAEWIIANGKKMYQELSPETDEFFNYMIDNDLMDLVAKKGKESGGYCTFIEDYKAPFIFSNFNGTSGDIDVLTHEAGHAFQVYRSRNLDIPEYYWPTYEACEIHSMSMEFLTWPWMELFFKEDTEKYKFSHLSGALIFLPYGVAVDEFQHFVYENPEASPQERKQAWRKIEREYLPHRDYEGNEFLETGGFWQRQSHIYQSPFYYIDYTLAQICAFQFWKRSAEKDETAWQDYLKLCQLGGSQSFLGLVESANLKSPFADGTVQSVVKVIDEWLSTVDDKAL; this is encoded by the coding sequence ATGAAATTTAACGAGTATGAATATAAACGGCCGGAAATGGATGAGATTAAAGCCCGGTTCATGAAATCCTTGGAAAAGCTAACGGAGGCAAAAGACGTGTCTGCCCAAATAGCGGCCATTGAAGAAATAAATGAAATTCGAAACTATGTAGATACGATGTTTAACTTGGTATACATTAGGCATTCCATTGATACGAATGATGAATTCTATAAAGTGGAGAATGATTATATAGACGACTTCTCCCCTGAAATGGAAGAGTTGACTTCAAAATTTTACAGTGAACTTGTCCGATCTACATATCGCCAGGAACTAGAGGCCAAATGGGGCAGTCAGCTGTTCGATTTGGCGGAAGCCCAACTTAAAACCTTTTCACCTGATATCATTCCGCAGCTTCAAAGGGAGAATAAACTATCCAGCCAATATTCACAATTAATTGCATCCGCAAAAATTGACTTCGATGGCAATGAGCTGACTCTGGCTGAGCTTCAGCCCTTTATGGAATCGGCGGACCGTGAATCAAGAAAAAATGCAAGCGAGGCATATTATGGTTTCTTCGAAGAAAATCAGAATGAATTAGATCGTATATTTGATGAACTTGTCAAGGTAAGGCATGAAATTGCGCTTGCGCTAGGCTATGGGAATTTTGTTGAACTCGGTTATTATCGAATGACAAGGACAGATTATGATGCCAAAATGGCAGCTGCATTTCGCAAGCAGGTAAAAGAGGAAGTTGTCCCGCTTGTTACCAGGTTGAAGGATCGTCAGCGAGAACGTCTTGGTCTGGATACTTTGAAATACTATGATGAGAATTTTCATTTCAAGACGGGAAATGCTGTTCCTAAAGGCGACGCGGAGTGGATCATCGCAAATGGGAAAAAGATGTATCAAGAACTTTCGCCTGAAACGGATGAGTTCTTCAATTATATGATTGATAATGACCTCATGGACCTTGTGGCCAAGAAAGGAAAAGAAAGCGGCGGATACTGCACTTTTATAGAAGATTATAAAGCTCCGTTCATATTTTCCAATTTCAACGGGACTTCGGGGGATATTGATGTATTAACACATGAGGCAGGTCATGCATTCCAAGTGTATCGCAGTCGCAATCTCGATATTCCGGAATATTACTGGCCTACATATGAAGCATGTGAAATCCATTCCATGAGCATGGAATTTCTTACGTGGCCATGGATGGAATTGTTTTTCAAGGAAGATACGGAAAAATATAAGTTTTCCCATTTGAGTGGGGCGCTAATATTCCTTCCGTACGGAGTGGCTGTTGATGAATTTCAGCATTTCGTTTATGAAAACCCAGAAGCCTCTCCGCAAGAAAGAAAGCAGGCCTGGCGTAAGATCGAGAGGGAGTATTTGCCGCATCGTGATTATGAAGGAAATGAATTCTTGGAGACTGGCGGTTTTTGGCAGAGACAAAGCCATATCTATCAGTCACCCTTTTATTATATTGATTATACATTGGCCCAAATATGTGCTTTTCAATTCTGGAAGAGGTCTGCCGAGAAAGATGAAACGGCGTGGCAGGATTACTTAAAACTATGTCAACTTGGAGGAAGCCAATCTTTCCTTGGTCTCGTTGAATCCGCGAACTTGAAATCTCCTTTTGCTGATGGGACTGTCCAGTCCGTCGTGAAGGTGATAGACGAATGGCTCTCCACTGTCGATGATAAAGCATTATAA
- a CDS encoding YkvI family membrane protein, with amino-acid sequence MLSRWSGVFQIAAVYVGTVVGAGFATGKEIVEFFTRYGFYGFIGILIAGYIFIFSGTKIMLISARINASSYEEFNQFLFGKKIAGIINIFFLIMLLGVTAVMISGAGAVFEEQLGVPKSIGSWSTIILASLVLMMGMRGVFTVNSFVVPIMICFSIILFCSTLGNGEFFHNLTKVPDEVITLKTILSPFAYTAFNLALAQAVLVPVAYEVRDEKVIKRGAILGGIFLTVILLTGHFSLMTLPGVNSFEIPSAVIMRTAASQLYWMFILVIYGEIFTSVIGNIYGLQRQISRYIKWPSILIIALIFFIALGIGELGYGRLLGYIYPVFGYISLLFLMLVWKSKGGKE; translated from the coding sequence ATGCTTTCAAGGTGGTCAGGGGTTTTTCAGATTGCAGCCGTTTACGTAGGCACGGTGGTAGGTGCCGGCTTTGCAACTGGAAAAGAAATCGTAGAGTTTTTTACCCGTTATGGCTTTTATGGCTTTATTGGGATTTTAATAGCAGGTTATATTTTCATTTTTAGCGGTACGAAAATCATGCTCATTTCAGCAAGGATTAACGCCTCATCCTATGAGGAGTTCAATCAATTCCTTTTTGGGAAGAAGATAGCCGGAATCATCAATATTTTTTTCCTCATCATGCTGTTGGGCGTGACAGCTGTCATGATCTCCGGTGCGGGAGCAGTGTTTGAAGAACAACTGGGCGTGCCAAAAAGTATAGGAAGCTGGTCAACGATCATCCTGGCATCATTGGTTTTGATGATGGGGATGCGAGGGGTGTTCACGGTCAACTCCTTTGTCGTACCGATCATGATTTGTTTTAGTATCATCCTTTTTTGCTCGACATTGGGAAACGGTGAGTTCTTTCATAACCTTACAAAGGTGCCGGATGAAGTGATCACCTTAAAAACGATATTATCCCCATTTGCCTATACAGCCTTCAATCTTGCTTTGGCACAGGCGGTACTCGTTCCTGTTGCGTATGAAGTACGGGATGAGAAGGTCATAAAGCGTGGTGCGATTCTTGGAGGAATATTCCTGACCGTCATTTTATTGACGGGGCATTTTTCACTCATGACTCTTCCTGGCGTGAATAGCTTTGAAATTCCTTCAGCGGTAATCATGAGGACCGCAGCCTCCCAATTGTATTGGATGTTCATTTTGGTGATTTACGGGGAGATTTTCACCTCGGTGATTGGAAATATATATGGATTACAGAGGCAAATCAGTCGCTATATCAAATGGCCAAGTATCTTGATCATTGCTTTGATTTTCTTCATTGCGTTAGGGATAGGTGAATTGGGATACGGAAGGTTATTAGGTTATATATATCCAGTGTTTGGATACATCAGCCTGCTTTTTTTAATGTTGGTTTGGAAAAGCAAGGGAGGAAAGGAGTAA
- a CDS encoding YkvS family protein yields MKKAEVGNIIEFREGLKGIVEKVNENSVIVDVTYMENYRDLELEQKTVVNHKNYKIIG; encoded by the coding sequence ATGAAGAAAGCGGAAGTTGGAAATATCATTGAATTTAGAGAAGGCCTAAAAGGAATCGTCGAGAAAGTGAACGAGAACTCAGTAATCGTGGACGTCACATATATGGAAAATTATCGTGATTTGGAACTTGAACAAAAAACCGTCGTCAATCATAAAAATTATAAAATCATAGGATAA
- a CDS encoding sigma-70 family RNA polymerase sigma factor produces the protein MTDFSTLTAKFTPMIHHIIRSLSIYKNKDEYFQVGLIALWDSYLNFNADHGQFHSYAYTFIKGRIMNELKKHHKYETNTKPYDTSILEITDSFSIHEEAFRSENILAYTEGLTLNQRRWLLQTYMENKTISEIAELYQVSPSAVKSWRKSAIVKLRRQMNVSCK, from the coding sequence ATGACGGATTTTTCGACTTTAACGGCGAAGTTCACCCCGATGATCCATCACATTATCCGGTCTCTTTCCATTTATAAAAATAAGGACGAATATTTCCAAGTGGGGCTGATTGCCCTCTGGGATTCTTATTTGAATTTCAATGCAGACCACGGACAATTCCATAGCTATGCCTATACGTTCATCAAAGGGCGAATCATGAATGAATTGAAAAAACATCATAAATATGAAACCAACACCAAACCATATGATACAAGCATCCTTGAAATCACTGATTCCTTTTCCATACACGAAGAAGCCTTCCGTAGTGAGAATATATTAGCCTACACGGAAGGCTTGACCTTGAATCAGCGACGCTGGCTTTTGCAGACCTATATGGAGAATAAAACAATATCTGAAATTGCGGAGCTTTATCAGGTATCCCCCTCAGCCGTCAAATCATGGAGAAAGTCGGCTATAGTCAAATTAAGAAGGCAAATGAATGTAAGTTGTAAATGA
- a CDS encoding PilZ domain-containing protein, translated as MKYNRNEAFRFSFSPPLPGFFSIIKVHNQDYESRIGTMSVLDISPRGVKFQSNLELHENADFELLLTLKLNGHLIELQGKVIWKQGGSSSYVYGFTLNEDARLEEVIVRELKAYNKGNI; from the coding sequence ATGAAATATAATAGGAATGAAGCTTTTCGATTCAGTTTCTCTCCCCCTCTTCCTGGCTTTTTCAGCATAATTAAAGTGCACAACCAAGATTATGAAAGCCGAATCGGGACCATGTCAGTCCTTGACATTAGCCCCAGGGGAGTTAAGTTTCAGTCCAATCTCGAGCTCCATGAGAACGCAGACTTCGAGTTATTGCTTACGCTAAAGCTTAATGGCCACCTCATTGAATTACAGGGAAAAGTCATCTGGAAACAGGGAGGCAGTTCTTCGTATGTATATGGCTTTACCTTGAATGAAGATGCACGACTCGAAGAGGTGATCGTCCGTGAACTGAAAGCATATAACAAGGGCAACATATGA
- a CDS encoding thermonuclease family protein — protein sequence MNRNSFLRSCLHALLVSSFCLFILTGCQGTLHDLSSSGSIQKESTPNNDSQPHTDSPDKEEKGKTFTAKIVRVVDGDTVKIKLANGNEETVRLLLIDTPETVHPSKPVQPFGPEASKFTKNLMPAGSTVEVETGIGERDKYGRLLAYFYVDGKMVNKLLLEKGLARVAYVYAPNTKYLAELESIQKQAQKGRIGIWSIEDYATSKGFDDSKTDEAPKEESIETTGCSNPKIKGNINSKGYKIYHLPSGQYYEITKPEKMFCNEQDAQDAGFRKSQR from the coding sequence ATGAACAGAAATTCCTTTTTACGAAGTTGCCTGCATGCCCTACTCGTGAGTTCCTTCTGCCTATTCATTTTGACTGGCTGCCAGGGCACATTGCATGACTTGAGCAGTAGTGGTTCGATTCAGAAAGAGTCGACACCCAACAATGACTCACAACCCCATACAGATTCTCCTGACAAAGAAGAAAAAGGCAAGACCTTCACAGCCAAGATCGTCAGGGTTGTTGACGGGGATACAGTAAAAATCAAACTGGCGAATGGAAATGAAGAAACGGTCAGGCTTTTGTTGATCGACACACCTGAAACTGTCCATCCTTCCAAGCCGGTACAACCGTTTGGACCCGAAGCAAGCAAGTTCACCAAGAATCTAATGCCTGCTGGGTCTACAGTGGAAGTAGAAACCGGTATTGGTGAAAGAGATAAATATGGACGGCTGCTGGCCTATTTTTATGTAGATGGAAAAATGGTGAATAAGCTGCTGCTTGAAAAGGGGCTGGCAAGAGTTGCCTATGTTTATGCACCAAACACTAAATATCTAGCTGAATTGGAATCGATTCAGAAACAAGCCCAAAAAGGGAGAATCGGCATTTGGTCAATTGAAGATTATGCCACTTCAAAAGGATTTGATGACTCGAAGACTGATGAGGCACCAAAGGAGGAATCCATTGAGACCACAGGTTGCAGCAATCCCAAAATTAAAGGAAATATAAATTCCAAAGGCTATAAAATCTATCACCTTCCTTCAGGCCAATATTACGAAATAACCAAACCGGAAAAAATGTTTTGTAACGAACAGGACGCTCAAGATGCCGGATTCCGCAAGTCGCAAAGGTAA
- a CDS encoding ABC transporter ATP-binding protein, whose protein sequence is MFRLENIRYKGILHIDDLEISAGMVTCLTGESGAGKTSLLRLLNRMDEPDSGSIFYQEQLLDSLNPIELRRKVSMLSQTSFTLPGTIEENLQAGLEMTEREMKEEAELLKALETVQLQKSLPDNAENLSGGEKQRLALARLLLLKPEVYLLDEPTAALDEETELKVMSRFLEQVKRDKGTVIMITHSKQLAEICAQKTIILKKAKVGEY, encoded by the coding sequence ATGTTTAGGCTTGAAAATATTAGGTACAAAGGGATCCTGCATATTGATGATTTGGAGATATCAGCTGGGATGGTTACCTGCTTGACTGGAGAAAGCGGAGCGGGAAAGACTTCTTTGCTCCGGTTATTGAACAGGATGGATGAACCGGATAGCGGTTCGATTTTTTATCAAGAGCAGTTGCTCGATAGTCTCAACCCAATAGAGCTAAGGCGTAAAGTATCGATGCTGTCTCAAACGTCATTCACTTTACCGGGAACGATTGAAGAAAACCTTCAGGCGGGACTGGAAATGACGGAGCGCGAAATGAAGGAAGAAGCCGAATTGTTGAAAGCGTTGGAAACGGTCCAACTGCAAAAGTCTTTACCCGATAATGCGGAGAACCTTTCTGGAGGGGAGAAACAAAGGCTTGCATTGGCCAGATTACTTTTGTTGAAACCTGAAGTGTATTTACTGGACGAGCCGACGGCAGCCCTTGATGAGGAGACCGAACTTAAGGTGATGAGCCGTTTTTTGGAACAAGTGAAGCGGGATAAGGGAACCGTCATCATGATTACCCATTCCAAGCAGCTTGCGGAAATATGTGCCCAAAAGACGATTATTTTGAAAAAGGCGAAAGTGGGTGAGTATTAA
- a CDS encoding ABC transporter permease, translating to MEGNGIIDIEFWRLCAAYVFVVVLLIIVKWRGISREKQIILATVRMTVQLILAGYVLTYIFENPQPLLSLAFLCAMALFSIHNIFKQVPFTPNKKIKRMVVLSMLSGPMAALFYFNLVVIHFTPWYEPRYFIPIAGMIVGNAMTGVTLALKNLHAGITDNRDKVEAMLMLGATPARAVKSYVDAAFDSAVLPTLNNMLGMGIIFLPGMMTGQIMSGISPLIAIEYQIAILIGILGSVSLTVILFIMLSFRAFFTKNAQLSI from the coding sequence ATGGAGGGAAATGGAATAATAGATATTGAGTTCTGGCGCCTTTGTGCAGCTTACGTCTTTGTTGTAGTCCTGCTCATCATCGTGAAATGGCGCGGGATTTCAAGGGAAAAGCAAATCATCCTCGCTACGGTGCGGATGACGGTTCAACTCATTCTTGCCGGTTATGTATTGACTTATATCTTTGAAAATCCCCAGCCATTGCTCTCCTTGGCATTTTTATGTGCGATGGCCCTGTTCTCCATCCATAATATTTTTAAGCAAGTTCCATTCACACCAAACAAGAAAATCAAAAGGATGGTTGTCCTGAGTATGTTATCAGGGCCTATGGCTGCCTTGTTTTATTTTAACTTAGTCGTCATTCATTTTACGCCCTGGTATGAGCCTAGGTATTTCATTCCAATCGCTGGAATGATTGTGGGGAATGCGATGACTGGTGTGACCTTGGCACTTAAAAACCTACATGCCGGAATAACCGATAATCGTGATAAAGTGGAAGCGATGTTGATGCTTGGAGCCACTCCAGCGAGGGCTGTCAAGAGTTATGTCGATGCCGCCTTCGACTCTGCAGTGCTTCCGACCTTGAACAATATGTTGGGGATGGGGATCATTTTCCTTCCCGGAATGATGACTGGACAGATCATGTCCGGGATAAGCCCGCTTATCGCAATCGAATACCAAATCGCCATCCTCATCGGAATTCTTGGTAGTGTCTCATTGACGGTTATCCT